One genomic region from Knoellia sp. p5-6-4 encodes:
- a CDS encoding DUF1996 domain-containing protein, with the protein MPSVPQRHVGRHRGSKKRTLGVMALVTALLGGFGLAFVSSVASAPPSQAKAKIKCKETTGTDDVDPIVHHNEPAQGSAHMHQFFGNNSFLSLANPNTANYEDLRNGGTNCENPADTAGYWTPVLRYKSTGAIVPTRAFTAYYRSWDFKDFGEGVPLPDDVRLIGTKFNWTCGQFENVAPQQSVPDCSMADGRPGSTLTAHIDFPSCWDGVKPSHSPDEVGDTRDNKHFAYRVGKSCPAGFPIKTVQLRETIQFQYTGKGDDVELSSDHEKGTTDGRTMHADFWNAWDPKGFASMVRNCVNPGGNFTTAECG; encoded by the coding sequence ATGCCCTCTGTCCCCCAACGCCACGTCGGCCGTCACCGCGGCAGCAAGAAGAGGACGCTTGGCGTCATGGCCCTGGTGACGGCCCTACTGGGCGGATTCGGACTCGCCTTCGTCTCCTCGGTCGCCTCTGCCCCGCCGTCCCAGGCCAAGGCCAAGATCAAGTGCAAGGAGACCACGGGCACCGACGACGTCGACCCGATCGTGCACCACAACGAGCCCGCCCAGGGCTCCGCCCACATGCACCAGTTCTTCGGCAACAACAGCTTCCTCTCCCTCGCCAACCCCAACACGGCGAACTACGAGGACCTGCGCAACGGCGGGACGAACTGCGAGAACCCAGCCGACACCGCCGGGTACTGGACTCCCGTCCTGAGGTACAAGAGCACCGGCGCCATCGTCCCCACCCGCGCCTTCACCGCGTACTACCGCAGCTGGGACTTCAAGGACTTTGGTGAGGGCGTTCCCCTGCCCGACGACGTCCGCCTGATCGGCACGAAGTTCAACTGGACCTGCGGACAGTTCGAGAACGTCGCCCCGCAGCAGTCCGTCCCCGACTGCTCCATGGCCGACGGACGCCCCGGCTCGACCCTCACCGCCCACATCGACTTCCCGTCGTGCTGGGACGGGGTCAAGCCCTCGCACAGCCCTGACGAGGTCGGCGACACGCGTGACAACAAGCACTTCGCCTACCGGGTCGGCAAGTCCTGCCCCGCCGGCTTCCCGATCAAGACCGTCCAGCTCCGCGAGACGATCCAGTTCCAGTACACCGGCAAGGGCGACGACGTGGAGCTGTCGAGCGACCACGAGAAGGGCACGACCGACGGCCGCACGATGCACGCCGACTTCTGGAACGCCTGGGACCCGAAGGGCTTCGCCTCGATGGTCCGCAACTGCGTGAACCCGGGCGGGAACTTCACCACCGCCGAGTGCGGCTGA
- a CDS encoding serine/threonine-protein kinase, with the protein MDATPAPARPRVPGYELHERVAAGGSSVVWRATRVADGAVVAVKVVVARGDGDRAVRESALLRRLPFEGLVRVHDAFSLPDHPQAVALVLDFVEGGSLAAVLRARGHLSAGEAVTVVAPVARALAGVHAAGVVHADLAPGNVLLERSGRPLLADLGVSRLAVEAPAEVYGTPGFTAPEVEAGQQPTPASDVYAVGALAWACVTGEPPPPLGLRRPLAELAPGLPPAWVEVVLKCLSPLPAERPGAAELALRLFDAAPCEPLRLVAGDDEVSLITHRLRSAPRDEPPAAEPAGGMPRRPRLSQRLQWPRTVLAGRLAAVALLLLTAGLAGTAWAASRDGGPAPAARATARSDPAAPDRSPAQLMQALADLRAAVLTSGDPAMLAQLDVPASPAWQADARLLREMSGRGERYEGLRFTVRSARLATAQGERATLRARVDTEAYRVTGPGSTRTARPAEPGRELLVRLRLSPGGWLVESIAPA; encoded by the coding sequence ATGGACGCGACGCCTGCGCCGGCCCGCCCCCGGGTACCCGGCTACGAGCTGCACGAGCGGGTCGCAGCCGGCGGCAGCAGTGTCGTCTGGCGCGCCACGCGCGTCGCCGACGGCGCCGTGGTGGCGGTGAAGGTCGTGGTGGCCCGGGGCGACGGGGACCGGGCCGTCCGGGAGTCCGCCCTGCTCCGCCGGCTGCCGTTCGAGGGGCTGGTGCGGGTCCATGACGCCTTCTCGCTGCCCGATCACCCCCAGGCAGTGGCCCTGGTCCTCGACTTCGTGGAGGGCGGCTCGCTCGCCGCGGTGCTGCGCGCGCGAGGCCACCTCAGCGCCGGGGAGGCGGTGACGGTGGTGGCCCCGGTGGCCCGGGCGCTGGCGGGCGTGCATGCGGCGGGTGTCGTGCACGCCGACCTGGCGCCGGGCAACGTCCTGCTCGAGCGGAGCGGGCGCCCCCTGCTGGCCGACCTCGGGGTCTCCCGGCTGGCGGTCGAGGCGCCCGCCGAGGTCTACGGCACACCGGGTTTCACCGCCCCTGAGGTCGAGGCAGGTCAGCAGCCCACCCCGGCGTCCGACGTGTATGCCGTGGGGGCCCTCGCGTGGGCGTGCGTCACCGGCGAGCCGCCGCCGCCCCTGGGGTTGCGCCGCCCGCTGGCGGAGCTGGCTCCCGGCCTGCCACCGGCCTGGGTGGAGGTGGTCCTGAAGTGCCTGTCGCCGCTGCCCGCTGAGCGACCGGGTGCCGCCGAGCTGGCTCTGCGGCTCTTCGACGCCGCGCCGTGCGAGCCACTCAGGCTGGTCGCCGGGGACGACGAGGTCTCCCTGATCACCCATCGCCTCCGCAGCGCGCCTCGCGACGAGCCGCCGGCCGCCGAGCCTGCGGGAGGCATGCCGCGGCGACCTCGGCTGTCGCAGCGACTGCAGTGGCCCCGGACGGTCCTCGCCGGCAGGCTCGCAGCCGTCGCGCTGCTCCTGCTCACCGCGGGCCTGGCCGGCACGGCGTGGGCCGCGAGCCGGGACGGGGGCCCGGCCCCTGCTGCTCGTGCGACAGCACGGTCGGACCCTGCGGCCCCCGACCGTAGCCCGGCGCAGCTCATGCAGGCCCTGGCCGACCTGCGGGCTGCGGTGCTGACGTCCGGCGACCCGGCGATGCTCGCGCAGCTCGACGTCCCTGCCTCGCCCGCCTGGCAGGCCGACGCCCGCCTGCTCCGCGAGATGTCGGGCAGGGGGGAGCGTTACGAGGGCCTGCGCTTCACCGTGCGCTCAGCGCGGCTGGCGACGGCGCAGGGCGAGCGGGCCACGCTGAGGGCACGAGTCGACACCGAGGCCTACCGTGTCACGGGGCCGGGCAGCACCCGCACCGCCCGGCCCGCCGAGCCGGGCCGGGAGCTGCTCGTGCGCCTGCGGTTGTCGCCGGGCGGCTGGCTGGTCGAGAGCATCGCCCCGGCCTGA
- the lpdA gene encoding dihydrolipoyl dehydrogenase, whose product MSADAEKTFDIVVLGGGSGGYACALRGAELGLSVALVEKSKLGGTCLHQGCIPTKALLHAAEVADSAREGEKFGVKTTFESIDMSGVNRYKDGVVSRLHKGLQGLVKSRSVEYVEGEGRLVDPNTVEVDGRRLTGRNVVLATGSYAKTLPGLEISGRVMTSEQALVLDFVPPRVVVLGGGVIGVEFASVFKSFGSEVTIVEALPRLVAAEDESVSKQLERSFRKRKIALRTGVRFEGATQSGDTVTVSLEGGESIEADLLLVAVGRGPVTEGLGYEEAGVRLDRGYVVADERCRTGVPGVYAVGDIVPGLQLAHRGFAQGIFVAEEIAGLAPARIDELGIPRVTYCDPEIASVGLTEAQARERYGEVDVFEYNLGGNGKSQILQTQGFVKLVREKDGPVVGVHMIGARMGEQVGEAQLIYNWEALPSDVASLIHAHPTQNEALGEAHLALAGKPLHVHA is encoded by the coding sequence ATGTCGGCTGATGCCGAGAAGACCTTCGACATCGTGGTTCTCGGAGGCGGCAGCGGCGGCTACGCATGCGCCCTCCGCGGCGCCGAGCTCGGGCTCAGCGTCGCGCTCGTCGAGAAGTCGAAGCTCGGGGGCACCTGCCTGCACCAGGGCTGCATCCCGACCAAGGCGCTGCTGCACGCGGCGGAGGTGGCCGACAGCGCCCGCGAGGGCGAGAAGTTCGGCGTGAAGACGACTTTCGAGTCCATCGACATGAGCGGCGTGAACCGCTACAAGGACGGCGTCGTGAGCCGGCTGCACAAGGGTCTCCAGGGCCTGGTGAAGTCGCGTTCCGTCGAGTACGTCGAGGGCGAGGGGCGTCTCGTCGACCCGAACACCGTGGAGGTCGACGGCCGCCGGCTGACCGGCAGGAACGTCGTGCTGGCCACCGGCTCCTACGCCAAGACCCTGCCCGGCCTGGAGATCTCCGGCCGGGTCATGACCAGCGAGCAGGCCCTCGTGCTCGACTTCGTGCCCCCGCGCGTCGTGGTGCTCGGTGGCGGCGTCATCGGCGTCGAGTTCGCCTCGGTCTTCAAGAGCTTCGGCTCCGAGGTCACCATCGTCGAGGCGCTCCCCCGCCTCGTCGCGGCCGAGGACGAGTCGGTCTCCAAGCAGCTCGAGCGCAGCTTCCGCAAGCGCAAGATCGCCTTGCGCACCGGCGTGAGGTTCGAGGGGGCCACGCAGAGCGGCGACACCGTCACCGTCTCCCTCGAGGGTGGTGAGAGCATCGAGGCCGACCTGCTGCTGGTGGCCGTCGGCCGTGGTCCCGTGACCGAGGGCCTCGGGTACGAGGAGGCGGGCGTGCGCCTCGACCGCGGCTACGTGGTGGCCGACGAGCGCTGCCGCACCGGTGTGCCCGGCGTCTACGCGGTCGGCGACATCGTGCCCGGCCTGCAGCTGGCGCACCGTGGGTTCGCCCAGGGCATCTTCGTGGCCGAGGAGATCGCCGGCCTCGCCCCCGCACGCATCGACGAGCTCGGCATCCCGCGGGTCACCTACTGCGACCCCGAGATCGCCTCGGTCGGCCTCACCGAGGCGCAGGCGCGCGAGAGGTACGGCGAGGTGGACGTCTTCGAGTACAACCTCGGCGGCAACGGCAAGTCCCAGATCCTGCAGACCCAGGGCTTCGTCAAGCTCGTGCGCGAGAAGGACGGCCCGGTGGTGGGCGTGCACATGATCGGCGCCCGCATGGGCGAGCAGGTCGGCGAGGCCCAGCTGATCTACAACTGGGAGGCACTGCCCTCCGACGTCGCCAGCCTGATCCACGCCCACCCGACCCAGAACGAAGCGCTGGGAGAGGCGCACCTGGCCCTGGCCGGCAAGCCCCTCCACGTGCACGCCTGA
- the gcvT gene encoding glycine cleavage system aminomethyltransferase GcvT, translated as MSNGALKTSPLHEKHVALGAKMADFGGWEMPIEYPGGGVVAEHNAVRTAVGVFDVSHLGKASVRGPGAKDFVNACLANDLNRIEPGKAQYTLCCNDSGGVVDDLIAYLRSDDDVFLIPNAANTAEVVEMLKAAAPEGIEVEDLHDRHGVIAVQGTKSDEVLEALGLPTGHDYMSFVETTWQGQPVIVCRTGYTGERGYELVPAWDVSAQLWDALIEAAREHGGLPCGLGARDTLRTEMGYALHGNELSTDITPVQARVGWAVGWKKDTFWGKDALVAEKAAGPSRVAWGLLATGRGIPRSHCAVRNADGETIGEVTSGTFSPTLKQGIALALLAPTVAEGDEVAVDVRGRDVPARVVRPPFVEVGVRES; from the coding sequence ATGAGCAACGGTGCCCTGAAGACGTCCCCCCTGCACGAGAAGCACGTGGCGCTCGGCGCCAAGATGGCCGACTTCGGTGGCTGGGAGATGCCCATCGAGTACCCCGGTGGCGGCGTCGTCGCCGAGCACAACGCGGTGCGCACGGCCGTCGGCGTCTTCGACGTCTCGCACCTCGGCAAGGCCAGCGTCAGGGGTCCCGGCGCCAAGGACTTCGTCAACGCCTGCCTGGCCAACGACCTCAACCGCATCGAGCCGGGCAAGGCGCAGTACACGTTGTGCTGCAACGACTCCGGTGGTGTCGTCGACGACCTGATCGCCTACCTGCGCAGCGACGACGACGTCTTCCTCATCCCGAACGCCGCGAACACCGCGGAGGTCGTCGAGATGCTGAAGGCCGCCGCCCCCGAGGGCATCGAGGTCGAGGACCTCCACGACCGCCACGGCGTCATCGCGGTGCAGGGCACCAAGAGCGACGAGGTGCTCGAGGCGCTGGGCCTGCCCACCGGCCACGACTACATGTCGTTCGTCGAGACCACTTGGCAGGGGCAGCCGGTCATCGTCTGCCGCACCGGCTACACCGGCGAGCGGGGCTACGAGCTCGTCCCCGCCTGGGACGTCTCGGCGCAGCTGTGGGACGCCCTCATCGAAGCCGCTCGCGAGCACGGCGGCCTGCCCTGTGGCCTCGGCGCCCGCGACACCCTGCGCACCGAGATGGGCTACGCGCTGCACGGCAACGAGCTCAGCACCGACATCACGCCGGTGCAGGCACGCGTCGGCTGGGCCGTCGGCTGGAAGAAGGACACGTTCTGGGGCAAGGACGCGCTCGTGGCCGAGAAGGCGGCCGGCCCGTCGCGCGTCGCCTGGGGCCTGCTCGCCACCGGCCGCGGCATCCCACGCTCGCACTGCGCCGTGAGGAACGCCGACGGCGAGACCATCGGCGAGGTCACCTCGGGCACCTTCTCGCCGACGTTGAAGCAGGGCATCGCCCTCGCGCTGCTCGCGCCCACCGTGGCCGAGGGCGACGAGGTCGCCGTCGACGTGCGCGGCCGCGACGTGCCGGCGCGCGTGGTACGTCCCCCGTTCGTCGAGGTGGGGGTCCGCGAGTCCTGA
- the sucB gene encoding 2-oxoglutarate dehydrogenase, E2 component, dihydrolipoamide succinyltransferase: protein MSERVTMPALGESVTEGTVTRWLKNVGDTVEVDEPLLEVSTDKVDTEIPSPVAGVLQEILVNEDDTVPVGADLAVIGDGAAPSGDQGGQGGEEQPAAEPQAEQAPSPEAPSTEQPEQPATSEPERAQAEGGQQEQAQQPSGGTQGGGETVKMPALGESVTEGTVTRWLKAEGDEVAVDEPLLEVSTDKVDTEIPSPVAGTLTKILVSEDDTVPVGADLAIIGGSAGGAAPAPQEEQPAPQEEATAPQAPQPEQREKQAAPAQAPQAQAAPAPTQAPAPAQAPAQAERGGEDASAYVTPLVRKLAAENNVDLASLQGTGIGGRIRKQDVLDAAKAAQQAAEPAAAPAAAPAAQAPAPAASVPAASPKRGTTEKMSRLRKVIATRMVESLQVSAQLTTVVEVDVTKIARLRARAKSEFERREGTKLSFLPFFALAAVEALKAHPNVNASVEGDQITYHGQENLGMAVDTERGLLVPVIKNAGDLNIAGLARAIADLADRTRNNKITPDELAGGTFTLTNTGSRGALFDTPIINQPQVGILGTGAVVKRPVVVTDAEGGETIAIRSMMYLALSYDHRIVDGADAARFLTTMKNRLEEGAFEASLGL from the coding sequence ATGTCTGAACGCGTGACCATGCCGGCCCTGGGTGAGTCGGTCACCGAAGGCACTGTGACGCGCTGGCTGAAGAACGTCGGCGACACCGTGGAGGTCGACGAGCCGCTGCTCGAGGTCTCCACCGACAAGGTCGACACCGAGATCCCCTCCCCTGTTGCCGGTGTGCTGCAGGAGATCCTCGTGAACGAGGACGACACCGTGCCGGTCGGCGCAGACCTCGCGGTGATCGGCGACGGCGCCGCGCCCTCCGGCGACCAGGGTGGTCAGGGCGGCGAGGAGCAGCCGGCTGCCGAGCCGCAGGCGGAGCAGGCACCGTCCCCCGAGGCCCCCTCGACCGAGCAGCCCGAGCAGCCAGCCACCTCCGAGCCCGAGCGCGCGCAGGCCGAGGGTGGCCAGCAGGAGCAGGCACAGCAGCCGTCCGGCGGGACCCAGGGTGGCGGCGAGACCGTGAAGATGCCGGCACTCGGCGAGTCCGTCACCGAGGGCACCGTCACCCGCTGGCTCAAGGCCGAGGGCGACGAGGTCGCCGTCGACGAGCCGCTGCTCGAGGTCTCCACCGACAAGGTCGACACCGAGATCCCCTCGCCGGTCGCGGGCACGCTCACCAAGATCTTGGTCAGCGAGGACGACACCGTGCCGGTGGGTGCCGACCTCGCCATCATCGGCGGGTCCGCCGGTGGCGCCGCGCCGGCTCCGCAGGAGGAGCAGCCGGCTCCGCAGGAGGAGGCCACCGCGCCGCAGGCCCCCCAGCCCGAGCAGCGTGAGAAGCAGGCCGCGCCGGCCCAGGCCCCGCAGGCTCAGGCTGCCCCTGCGCCAACCCAGGCTCCCGCGCCTGCCCAGGCCCCGGCTCAGGCCGAGCGCGGCGGCGAGGACGCCTCCGCCTACGTGACCCCGCTGGTGCGCAAGCTCGCGGCGGAGAACAACGTCGACCTCGCCAGCCTCCAGGGCACCGGCATCGGCGGGCGCATCCGCAAGCAGGACGTCCTCGACGCCGCCAAGGCGGCGCAGCAGGCGGCCGAGCCCGCCGCGGCACCTGCCGCGGCGCCCGCCGCGCAGGCCCCGGCTCCGGCCGCCTCGGTTCCCGCCGCCTCGCCGAAGCGTGGCACCACCGAGAAGATGTCCCGCCTGCGCAAGGTCATCGCCACGCGCATGGTGGAGTCCCTCCAGGTGTCGGCCCAGCTGACGACGGTGGTCGAGGTGGACGTCACCAAGATCGCGCGGCTGCGGGCCCGGGCCAAGTCCGAGTTCGAGCGGCGTGAGGGCACCAAGCTGAGCTTCCTGCCGTTCTTCGCCCTCGCCGCCGTCGAGGCGCTCAAGGCGCACCCGAACGTGAACGCCAGCGTGGAGGGCGACCAGATCACCTACCACGGCCAGGAGAACCTCGGCATGGCGGTCGACACCGAGCGCGGCCTGCTGGTCCCGGTGATCAAGAACGCCGGCGACCTCAACATCGCCGGCCTGGCCCGTGCCATCGCCGACCTCGCCGACCGCACGCGCAACAACAAGATCACGCCGGACGAGCTGGCGGGCGGGACCTTCACGCTCACCAACACCGGCAGCCGCGGAGCGTTGTTCGACACGCCGATCATCAACCAGCCGCAGGTGGGCATCCTCGGGACCGGCGCGGTCGTCAAGCGGCCCGTCGTGGTCACCGACGCCGAGGGGGGCGAGACCATCGCGATCCGCTCGATGATGTACCTCGCGCTGTCCTACGACCACCGGATCGTCGACGGCGCCGACGCTGCCCGGTTCCTCACGACAATGAAGAACCGCCTGGAGGAGGGGGCCTTCGAGGCCTCGCTGGGCCTCTAG
- a CDS encoding peptidase E, whose amino-acid sequence MPAPQPTIVATSGGYRYGERIQVEFNGLLHHAMDLSGTTRPRPRLIHLGTASGDQRYWADHMHEAARHAGWDLTNLNLFPMPNLDDIEGHLLEQDVVWVNGGSVANLLAVWDVHDLRPVFRRVWEAGVVLAGVSAGSICWFLGGTTDSFGPELRAVTNGLGLLPYGNGVHYDSEERRRPLVHRLVADGTLPTTHCTDDGVGLVYHGTELIEAVSEQDGKGAYVVTREGDGAREERIEPRRL is encoded by the coding sequence ATGCCCGCACCCCAGCCGACCATCGTGGCGACGTCCGGAGGCTACCGCTACGGCGAGCGCATCCAGGTCGAGTTCAACGGCCTGCTGCACCACGCGATGGACCTCTCGGGCACCACGCGGCCCCGGCCCCGGCTCATCCACCTCGGGACGGCGTCGGGCGACCAGAGGTACTGGGCCGACCACATGCACGAGGCGGCCCGGCACGCCGGTTGGGACCTGACCAACCTCAACCTGTTCCCGATGCCGAACCTCGACGACATCGAGGGCCACCTGCTCGAGCAGGACGTCGTGTGGGTCAACGGCGGCTCGGTCGCCAACCTGCTGGCGGTCTGGGACGTGCACGACCTGCGGCCGGTGTTCCGGCGGGTCTGGGAGGCGGGCGTCGTGCTCGCCGGCGTGTCGGCCGGCTCGATCTGCTGGTTCCTGGGCGGTACGACCGACTCCTTCGGCCCGGAGCTGCGCGCGGTCACCAACGGTCTCGGCCTGCTGCCCTACGGCAACGGGGTGCACTACGACTCCGAGGAGCGCCGCCGCCCGCTGGTGCACCGCCTGGTCGCTGACGGCACCCTGCCGACGACGCACTGCACCGATGACGGCGTCGGCCTCGTCTACCACGGCACGGAGCTCATCGAAGCCGTCAGCGAGCAGGACGGCAAGGGCGCCTACGTCGTCACCCGGGAGGGAGACGGCGCGCGCGAGGAACGCATCGAGCCCCGCCGCCTCTGA
- a CDS encoding TIGR01777 family oxidoreductase produces MPQRVAITGASGLIGSALSAFLSERGDEVLHIVRRPARTSAEITWDPSNRQLEAAALANVDAVVHLAGANVGERRWTPSRKQEIFASRVDGTHTLAAALAEADHPIRLVSQSAVGIYGSDRGDEVLTEKSESGHGFLAEVVRAWEAAAEPARAAGLAVAHPRTGIVLAPGSGAMGPLLRLAQLGLAGPLGSGQQFWPWITLRDTVRALAFLVDRPEITGPVNVVGPAPARQKDIAAELARQLHRPALLPAPGMGVRLYLGEFANDILGSQRVVPERLCESGFAHEHDSLPKAIGWLLAHQ; encoded by the coding sequence ATGCCGCAGCGCGTTGCCATCACCGGGGCCTCCGGACTGATCGGCAGCGCGCTGTCGGCTTTCCTGAGCGAGCGCGGTGACGAGGTCCTGCACATCGTGCGCCGGCCTGCCCGCACGTCCGCCGAGATCACGTGGGACCCCAGCAACCGGCAGCTGGAGGCGGCGGCCCTGGCCAACGTCGACGCCGTCGTGCACCTCGCCGGCGCCAACGTCGGCGAGAGGCGCTGGACGCCGAGCCGCAAGCAGGAGATCTTCGCCTCGCGGGTCGACGGCACGCACACCCTGGCTGCTGCGCTGGCCGAGGCCGACCACCCGATCCGGCTGGTCAGCCAGTCGGCGGTCGGCATCTACGGCAGCGACCGTGGCGACGAGGTCCTCACGGAGAAGTCCGAGAGCGGGCACGGGTTCCTCGCGGAGGTCGTGCGGGCCTGGGAGGCGGCCGCAGAGCCGGCCCGGGCCGCCGGGCTCGCCGTGGCGCACCCCCGCACCGGCATCGTCCTCGCTCCCGGCTCGGGCGCGATGGGGCCGCTGCTGCGGCTGGCCCAGCTCGGGCTCGCCGGGCCGCTGGGCTCCGGCCAGCAGTTCTGGCCGTGGATCACCCTGCGTGACACCGTGCGCGCACTGGCCTTCCTGGTCGACCGCCCGGAGATCACCGGACCGGTCAACGTGGTCGGTCCGGCACCCGCGCGGCAAAAGGACATCGCCGCCGAGCTCGCCCGGCAGCTGCACCGCCCCGCCCTGCTGCCGGCGCCGGGCATGGGGGTGCGGCTCTACCTCGGGGAGTTCGCCAACGACATCCTGGGCAGCCAGCGGGTGGTCCCCGAACGGCTCTGCGAGAGCGGCTTCGCGCACGAGCACGACTCCCTCCCCAAGGCCATCGGGTGGCTGCTGGCCCACCAGTGA
- a CDS encoding leucyl aminopeptidase produces the protein MTTVNLSDRSAHDVKADALVLATVSSDGSAALAEGHGLPREAESHLTSALGTLSAKGKADEVLKLAAVPGVKAPLVVLTGLGDVSEGPTAEALRRAAGAATRSLSGAGTVAVALPASGVEEVAAVAEGAALGCYRYAGVRGEKAGAAKAGRGKEKDAAPSTVTVVTGEAKDKAAKATAKRAGILADATAYARDLVNTPPNLLFPQSFAESVKERAGASSAKVSVKVLDEKALAKGGFGGIVGVGQGSANPPRIVELSWKPTRARASLAFVGKGITFDSGGLCIKPPASMLTMKSDMAGAAAVAATVFAAAELGLPVAVTGYLCLAENMPSGTAQRPGDVVTMRNGTTVELIDTDAEGRMVLGDGLCLASEGKPDAVIDIATLTGAQMVALGARVAGIMANDDAFRETVRDAAGRAGEAAWPMPLPDDLRSQLDSTVADLAHKGERWGGMLTAGLFLKEFVGEGLPWAHVDIAGPSFNEGGAWGHTPKGGTGYGVATLLSVAEGYAG, from the coding sequence GTGACCACTGTGAACCTCTCCGACCGCTCCGCCCACGACGTCAAGGCCGACGCGCTCGTCCTCGCCACCGTCTCGTCCGACGGCTCGGCCGCCCTCGCCGAGGGCCACGGGCTGCCTCGCGAGGCCGAGAGCCACCTGACCTCCGCGCTGGGCACGCTTTCGGCGAAGGGCAAGGCCGACGAGGTGCTCAAGCTCGCCGCCGTGCCCGGCGTCAAGGCCCCGCTCGTGGTGCTGACCGGCCTCGGCGACGTCTCCGAGGGCCCCACCGCCGAGGCGCTGCGCCGCGCCGCCGGTGCCGCCACCCGCTCCCTGAGCGGTGCGGGCACCGTCGCCGTCGCGCTTCCCGCCTCGGGGGTCGAGGAGGTCGCCGCGGTGGCCGAGGGCGCCGCCCTCGGCTGCTACCGGTATGCCGGTGTGCGCGGTGAGAAGGCCGGCGCCGCGAAGGCGGGCAGGGGCAAGGAGAAGGACGCCGCCCCGTCGACCGTCACCGTCGTCACCGGCGAGGCCAAGGACAAGGCGGCCAAGGCCACAGCCAAGCGCGCCGGCATCCTCGCCGACGCCACGGCGTACGCCCGCGACCTGGTCAACACCCCGCCGAACCTGCTGTTCCCGCAGTCGTTCGCCGAGTCGGTCAAGGAGCGCGCCGGGGCCTCGTCCGCCAAGGTCAGCGTGAAGGTGCTCGACGAGAAGGCCCTCGCCAAGGGCGGCTTCGGCGGCATCGTCGGCGTCGGCCAGGGCTCGGCGAACCCGCCGCGCATCGTCGAGCTGTCCTGGAAGCCCACCCGCGCCAGGGCGTCGCTGGCCTTCGTCGGCAAGGGCATCACCTTCGACTCCGGCGGCCTGTGCATCAAGCCCCCGGCGAGCATGCTCACCATGAAATCCGACATGGCCGGTGCCGCCGCGGTCGCCGCGACGGTCTTCGCCGCCGCCGAGCTCGGCCTGCCGGTGGCCGTCACCGGGTACCTCTGCCTTGCCGAGAACATGCCGAGCGGCACCGCCCAGCGCCCGGGCGACGTGGTGACCATGCGCAACGGCACGACCGTCGAGCTCATCGACACCGACGCCGAGGGCCGCATGGTGCTCGGCGACGGCCTCTGCCTGGCCAGCGAGGGCAAGCCGGACGCCGTCATCGACATCGCCACCCTGACCGGCGCGCAGATGGTCGCCCTCGGGGCCCGGGTCGCCGGCATCATGGCCAACGACGACGCCTTCCGTGAGACCGTGCGCGACGCCGCCGGCCGCGCGGGTGAGGCTGCCTGGCCGATGCCGCTGCCCGACGACCTGCGCTCGCAGCTCGACTCGACCGTCGCCGACCTCGCCCACAAGGGCGAGCGGTGGGGCGGGATGCTCACCGCGGGCCTGTTCCTCAAGGAGTTCGTCGGTGAGGGCCTGCCCTGGGCGCACGTCGACATCGCGGGCCCGTCCTTCAACGAGGGCGGCGCGTGGGGCCACACACCCAAGGGCGGCACCGGCTACGGCGTCGCGACGCTGCTCTCCGTGGCCGAGGGCTACGCGGGCTGA
- a CDS encoding DUF5302 domain-containing protein: MSNTPKGSGRAAASEDLKKKFREALDRKHAHGGKDVTDSHGGSKVDHEQGAATSATQQMFRRKSGG; encoded by the coding sequence ATGTCGAACACGCCGAAGGGTTCCGGCCGTGCGGCCGCGAGCGAGGACCTGAAGAAGAAGTTCCGCGAGGCCCTCGACCGCAAGCACGCGCACGGCGGCAAGGACGTCACCGACAGCCACGGCGGCTCTAAGGTCGACCACGAGCAGGGCGCGGCCACGAGCGCCACGCAGCAGATGTTCCGCCGCAAGAGCGGCGGCTGA